The Polyangium mundeleinium genome contains the following window.
CCCACCCATGGTGACGACTCATGACGGCCAAGGACGGGCTTCGCGAAAACATCCGCGCGGCGTTGCTCGACAACATCGGGCTGAAGATCCTGTCGCTCCTCTGCGCGCTCGGGATCTACGCGTTCATCCACGGCGCCGAGAACGCGCAGCGCACGTTCTCGGTCAGCGTCGTGACGATCATGCCGCCGGACAGCGCGAACCGGCAGCTCATGACGCAGATCCCGAACGAGGTGAAGGTCACGCTGCGCGGCTCGCGCACGCAGCTCGACGACCTGCGCAGCGACGATCTCGGCACGCTCCAGCTCAACCTGCGCAGCGGGCGCGAGACGAACCTCGACCTCAAGCCGAGCATGTTCCGCGTGCCCACGGGCGTGCAGATCGAAGAGGTCCAGCCGCCCTCGATCGAGCTGCGCTGGGACGACGTCGTCGAGCGCGAGATCCCGGTGCAGATCGCGCGCACGGGTGATCCGGCGCCGACGTTCGCGGTGAAGGGCGTGATCGGCTCCGAGCCGAAGGTCGCGCGGGCGCGGGGCGCTCGCTCGATCGTGGACGTCATGCAGTACGCGCGCGCGGCGCCGTTCGACGTGACGGGCTTGACCGAGGGCGTCTACCGCCGGCCGCTCCCGCTCGACAAGCCGCCGAAGCTCGTGAGCTACGACGTCGAGAGCGTGATCGCGACGGTCGAGATCGCGCGCGAGCTCGCGAAGAAGGAGTTCGCGAACCTGCGCGTGGAGGTCGTGGGCCTGCCGCGCGCCGTGACGACGCCGCCCACGGTGAAGGTGCGCCTCGTCGGATCGAACGAGGACGTGAACGCCGTCTCGCCCGAGTCGCTCGTGCCGCGTGTCGAGCCGAAGAGCTCCGGCGCGGATGTGAGCAAGCCGGGCAGCGTGTACCTCGACGTGCTGCTCGAGGTGCCGCACGTGAAGGTCGTGGTCGATCCGCCGAAGGTGCTCGTGAAGTGGTGAAGGTTCGTCCCGAGGCGGGCTCGCTGCGCGACCCCGCAGAGCAGCGAGCCCTTCGCTGCTCTAGCGCTCGGGGATCTTGATCTCCCCGCGGATCACGCGCTGCGCGAGCGCCTCGACCTTCTGCTTCGTGTCCTCCGGGATGCCCGCGGCGTGGGGCCCTTCGTCGACGTACCCGACGGCGCCCTCGGCGAGGCCGAACGTGCGCAGCCCGGCCTGGAAGCGGCCCTCGGCCACGTCGCGGATCGTGTCGAAGACGGCGACGTCGCCGCGCTTGATCATGCTCGTCAGCACGGTGCCGGGCATCTCGTCGTGTTGATCGGCGTCGACGCCGATCGCCTTCACGCCCATGTCGCGCGACGCCTCGAAGACGCCGTGCCCCGTCGTCCCCGCCGCGTGGTAGACGATGTCCGCGCCCGCGGCGATCTCGCTGTTCGCGAGCGCCTTGCCCTTCACCGGATCGCGGAACGCCTCGGGGGTCGTGCCCGCGAACGCTGCGTGCACCTCGCAGCGCGGACAAACCTCGTGCACGCCCGCGCGGTAGCCCGCCTCGAACTTGCGAATGAGCGGGATGTCCATGCCGCCGACGAACCCCACGTGGCCCGTCTTCGACATGAGCCCCGCGACCGCGCCGACGAGGAACGAGCCTTCTTCTTCGCGGAAACGAAGCCCCGAGACGTTCGGCGGCATCGCGCCTTCCATCGGCGGCGCGTAGTCGATGCAGGCGAAGCGCGTGCTCGGGAAATCACGCGCCACCACGTTCACGTCGGTCGAGAAGATGAACCCCACGCCGATCACGAGGTCGAAGCCGCGCGCCCCGAAGAGGCGCATCGCCGCCTCGCGATCCTCCGAGCCGCTCGGCTCGAGCACCTCCGTCGTCACGCCGAGCTCGCGCGCCGCGCGTGACAGCCCCTCGTAGGCCGCGTCGTTGAAGCTCTTGTCGCCGCGTCCGCCGACGTCGAACACGAGGCCCACGCGCACGTTCGCGTGCGGGCCCTCCGGCCGCGGCTCCTCCGCGCGCGCCGGAAGGAGCGTCGACGCGGCCGCCGCGAGCGACACGACGAGCGTGACCACGGTCAGCCGTGATGCGGCAGGGGGGCTCCTTTCGGCCATGAAACGAGGCTAGCGCAGACGCTCCCTCGATGGAGCGGCGGAGCTTCGTGCCCGCGGTATAGTTCGCATCCTCGATGCGCCCGGCCGTCCTCCTCGTCCTCGCCGCGCTCGCGTTTGCGGTGCCCGCCGGCGCACAGACCGATGCGAAGCCTGCGCTGCTCGATCGCGTGGTCGTCCGCTGGCATGCGCCCGAGACGGGCGGCGTCGCGCGTCCGCAGTTCGTCTACGAGCGCGAGCTCGCGTTCGAAGCGCGCATCGAGGCGATGGCCGATCCGGATCCGGATCCCGCGCCGTTCACGGATCGCCACGTCCGCGCGGCGCTCGATCGCCACATCGCCGAGACGCTCCTCGCAAGCTTGCCCGTCCTGCCTGCGCCCGACGCGACCGAGATCGCGAGCCGCGCCGAGTCCGCCCGCGCGGTGCTCGAGCAACGCGTGAAGGGGCGCGACAAGCTCATCGCCGCGGCCAAGGCCGAGGGGATCGGCTCGGACGAGATCGACGCGCTCCTGCGCCGCCACGCCCGCGCGAGCATTTACCTCGACCGCATGGTCGCGCCGATGCTCGCGCCGAGCGACCCGGAGCTCCGAGCGCTCTTGCGCACGGGCACGACGCCGTTCACGGGTCGTCCGTACGAACAGGTCTCCGTCGCGCTCGGTCGGTGGGTCGTGGCGCAGCGGCTCGGCGAGGCGATCGCGAGTTACTTCCAGACCGCGCGCTCTCGCGTGACGGTCACGATCGTTCGCTCGCGCTAGCGCGCGTGTCAGGACGAAGCGGAGCGCGCTTCGCCGCCGACGATCTCTTGCGAGGCGGGAGCGGGCTCCTCCTCGGTGTGCGCGTGGCTGCCCTCGTAGTGATGGGCGAACGAGCGCGCGGCGCGGCGTGCCTTCAGGAACTCTGCGAAGGCCGTGAGCGTGTCGAGGTCCCGCGGGCCGAGCGCATCGGCGATGTCGCGTAGGTTCTTGCGCAGCGTCTCCACGCTCTTGCCACGGCGCAGCTCGCGCGGCGGTTCTTCGCGGAGCTCGCGCGTGCTCGGGACGGGCGGGGCGACGGGGGCGTCCGCAGGTTGGCCTTCCGCGCCCGTGCGCGAGGGCGGCTGCTCGGGCACCCACACGGGACGCGCGATCGGGTTCAGCGCGTGCGCGTTCAACCACGCTTCCATGAAGATGCGGAGCCGCTCGCTGCGGAACGAGAACCAGCGCTCGCGCTCCGGGCCGTAGCTCATCAGCACGTCCTTGAAGCGGCGGAAGGCGCCTTTTCCGTCGATCGCTTGCGTCAGCTTTCCCTGCAGCTCCGGGTCCTCCACCATCGGGATGAAGCGCTCCATCCAGCGGTACTGCTCGCGGGAGCTCACCGGATCGATGCGGAGGTAGTTCGGATCGGCCGCGATGCGCGCGTGCATCTGTGGGTCTGCGACTCCGTCGACGACGCGCAGGACGTCACCCGTCACGAGGTGAAGGTAAGAGTGGACCTCGGGCGCGTTGTTCTCGAACGCGTCCTCCAGCGCCTCCCAATCGATCGGGATGTCCCGGTAGACCACCCCCGAGGTGGAAGGATTTTCAGGCTTCGGCATTTCCTCCTCATCGAGCGACACGACCCGACGTGTGGCGGGCCGGCCGGGCCTCTGCAGGGGAACCAAGTGAGAACGGGAGCTCTCCGTTGACATAGAATTTTACGCTCTGTGAGGTCGCTTTGGGGTGAACTCTCGCAACATAGTGCCTGTTCCCCAGGCCGGAAGCTCGGCCATCTCCGTGCGATGGGCGCCGCCGCGACGGATTCGTCCAAGGCGTCGGGTGTGCCGGCTTGCCAAGCGTCCCACGTCTGGCATCCGAAAACAGCGAAGTAGCAGGTTCGCGCCGGAAATGCTCGTCCAGCGAACGGCCGAGCGTGTCTGGCCGGAGTTCGTCTGTCCCGGGCGGCGGATCCCGCGCCTCAAGCGCGCGACGACCGGGCGCGGGCGACGGCGTCGGCCCAGCGGGCGAGGTGGGCATTTCGTTCCTCCTGGGGCATTCCGACCTCGAACGTCCGCTCGACCCGGGACATACGGGCGGCATCCCGCATGCCGCTGAAGAGGCCGGCGCCGACGCCGGCGAGCATGGCGGCGCCCCGGGCGGTCGATTCGAGCTCGATCGGGCGCTCGATCGTGAGGGCCGCGGTGTCGGCCTGGTATTGCATGAGGAGATCGTTGTTCGCGGCGCCGCCGTCGACACGCATGCGGCCGAGGGGCTTGCCGAGGTCGTCGCACATGGCGCGGAGCAGGTCCGTCACTTCGAGCGCGATGCCTTCGAGCGTGGCGCGCGCGAGGTGCGCCTTCGTCGTGCCGCGCGTGATGCCGTGGATGAGGCCGCGCGCGTCCGGATCCCAGTACGGCGCGCCGAGGCCCGAAAGCGCGGGCACGAACGTCACGCCCTCGCTCGACGGGACGCTCGCGGCGAGCGGCTCGATCTCGGCCGCGCTCCGGATGATGCCGAGGCCGTCGCGGAGCCACTGCACGGCCGCGCCTGCGATGAACGCGCTGCCTTCGAGGGCGAAGACGACCTCGCTGCCGACCTTCCAGCCCACCGTCGTGAGCAACCCGAAGCGGCTCGCGATCGGCTGCGCGCCGATGTTGACGAGGACGAAGGCGCCCGTGCCGTACGTGCATTTCGCGTCGCCCGTATCGAAGCAGGCCTGGCCGAAGAGCGCGGCTTGTTGATCGCCCGCGATGCCCGTGATCGGCACGCCGTCGGGCAGGTGCGGAAAGCCCAGCGTCTTCGCGATGAGCCCGGCCGAGTCGACGATCTTCGGAAGCACCGAGCGCGGGGCGCGGAAGAGCTCGAGCATCGCGTCGTCCCAATCGAGCGTCGCGAGGCTCATGAGCAGCGTGCGCGAGGCGTTCGTCACGTCGGTCGCGTGCACGGGCGAGCCGCCCATCGCGCCGCCGGACAGGCGCCAGACGAGGTAGCTGTCGACGGTGCCGAACGCGAGCTCGCCACGCTCGGCGCGCTCGCGGGCGCCCTCGACGTTGTCGAGCAGCCACGTGAGCTTCGTGCCGCTGAAGTACGGATCGAGCACGAGGCCGGTCGTGCGTTTCACGGCGGGCTCGTGGCCACCTTCGCGCAAACGCGCGCACGCGTCCGCGGTACGTCGGTCTTGCCAGACGATCGCGCGGTGGATCGGCTTGTCGGTCGCGCGTTGCCAGACGAGCGTGGTCTCGCGCTGGTTCGTGATACCCACGGCGGCGATGCGATCGCCTTTGACGCCGGCCGAGCCGAGCGCGGCCTCGACCGATTCGAGCACGCTTTGCCAGATGTCTTCGGGCTCGTGCTCGACGAGGCCGGGGCGCGGGAAGTGCTGTGGGAACTCGCGCGTCGCGCGCCCGCGCGTCGTCCCTGCTGTGTCGAGCACGAGGGCGGTCGTCCCGGTCGTCCCTTGGTCGATCGCGAGCAGAAGGTCGGCGGCCATGGTTTCGGGCCTAGCCCGGCGGCCGCGCTGGGGGAAGGACGATCGGCGCGTCGAACCTCTCGCTTAATTCCACGAGAAGGAATACACTTCTGCCCGTACCCGTTCGGCGGCCGTCTGCATTCGTGCGGGCAGGGCCTCCCGTGGTTCTCGGAATGCAAGCGCAACGGCTCACCTGATGGCTCGACTGATCCTGCAGACCGCCGAAGGGCAGCAGGCCATCGAGCTGCGGCCCGTGAACTCGTTGGGGCGCCACCCCAACAACTCGATCCAGCTGCTCGACAAGATTGTCTCCAAGGAGCACTGCATCATCGAGCTCCGCGGAGCGCAGTTTTACCTGCGTGATCTGGGCAGCCTGAACGGGACGTTCGTCAACAACGAACGCGTTCGCGGCGAGGCACCGCTGAAGCACGGCGACGAGATCGCCCTCGGATCGACGCGTGGCCGCTTCGATGACACGCCGTCGCCGGTCGCAGGCGCGGCCGGGGGACTGCCGCCCGCGCCGCCTCCGCAGCCGCAGCCGCAAGCGTGGGCCGCGACGCCGCAGCCCGCGCCCGTCGCGCCTTCCCCGCTTGCACAGTCCGCGCACGTCCTTCCCGCGTTGCCCGCTGCTGCGCAGGCGAACCGGCCACCGCAGGGCGCCTTCGCGCCGCCGCCGATGCCGCCGCGTCCGCCGCCGCAAGCCGGTCCCGTCGCGCCGAACCTGCCGCCGCGTCCGCAGGGGCCTGGGCTCCCCGCGCCGAACCCCGCGCTCGGCATCCCGAGCGCGAACCCCAACATGACGATGATGGGGAAGGGCTCGGGCGCGCACACGTTCATCACGGGCCCGCACTCGTACGTCGCGCAGGGCACGCGCATCGATCTGAACGATCAAGCGCGCCAGATCGGCACGCAGATCGCCGCGGTCGAAAAGGGGTTTTTGCCCTTCGACCGCCTCGCGAGTGATCTCAACCAGCTCCGCGCCGACTACGAGCGGCTGCGCCTGTCGCACGAGCTCGCGCGCGACATCGCCTCCGAGCGCGACACGTCGAAGCTGCTCGACAAGATCCTCGCGAGCATCATCAAGTTCATCAAGGCCGACCGCGGGGTGATGTTCCTCCGCGACGACAACAACGGCGAGCTCATGCCGCGCGCCTCGCAGCGGCGCGACGGCACCACGGCGCCGATCAGCGTCTCGTCGACGATCCTGAACCACGTGGTCAAGGAGCGCGCGGCCGTCCTCACGCACGACGCGGCCATGGACTTCGCGGCCTCCAAGGGCAAGAGCATGATCCTGAACCGGATCAGCTCGGCCATCGTCGTGCCGCTCGTCGCGCCGAACAACACGCAGGACGTGCTCGGCGTGCTCTGGCTCGACTCGGAGACGCTCGCGCAGTTCCAGCCGAAGGACCTCGAGCTCGTGGTCGCCGTGGCCCACCAGGCCTCGATGTTCATCGAGATCAACATCCTCGGAAAGAAGATCGAGAACGAGATCATCGCCCGCGAGCGCTTCTCGCGGCTGCTCTCGCCGAACATCGCCGAGCGCGTGATGAGCGGCCAGCTCGAGGTGCGCCTCGGCGGTCAGCGCGTCGATGAGTGCACGGTCTTCAACAGCGACATCCGCGGCTTCACCGCGATGAGCGAGAACACCCCGCCCGAAGAGCTCGTCGACATGCTGAACGAGTACTTCGAGCTCATGGTGGACACGATCTTCAAGTACGAGGGCACGCTCGACAAGTTCATGGGCGACGGGATCATGGCCATCTGGGGCGCGCCCGTGATCCACCCCGACGACGCGATCCGCAGCGTGCATTGCGCGCTGGAGATGGGCGAGGTGCTCGGCGACTTCAATCGGAGGCGCCTCGAGCGCGACCTCGCGCCGCTCGCGATCGGCATCGGCATTCACACGGGCCCGCTCGTCGCGGGCTACATCGGCAGCTCGAAGGCGCTCTCGTACACGGTCATCGGCGACACGGCGAACACCTCGGCGCGGCTTTGCTCGGTCGCGCTGGCGGGACAGATCGTGGTCAGCGAGATGACCCACGACAGGCTCGTGGGGCGCTTCGAGACGGAGGAGTTGCCCTCGGCGAAGGTGAAGGGCAAGGAGAAGCCGCTGCGCGTGTTCAACGTGATCCGGGCGGCGACGTCGGTGCAGGTCCCCGCGAACATCCTCGCGGAGCCGACGATCTCGGAGTGACCTCAACCTGCCATGTTCGTGCTGCCATTCGAGAAGCCGGTCGCGGATTTGGTCGAGAAGGTGAGGGCCCTGCGCGCGCTCGCCGCTTCCGATCGCAGGTTCGAACCCGAGCTCCTGCGCCTCGAAGAGAAGACGTCGCGGCTCGCGCGCGAGATCTTCGCGGACCTCACGCCGATCCAGAAGGTCCAGCTCTCGCGCCATGCGAACCGGCCCTACACGCTCGATTACGTGAAGCGGCTCTTCACCGGATGGGTTGAGCTCAAAGGAGATCGGCGCTTCGCCGAAGATCAGGCGATCGTCGCGGGGCTCGCGTCGTACCACGGCCGCAGCGTCGTCGTGGTCGGCCACCAGAAGGGCCGCGGCACGAAGGAGAACGTGAAGCGCAACTTCGGCATGCCCCACCCCGAGGGCTACCGGAAGGCGATTCGCATGTACGAGCTCGCCGACAAGTTCGGCCTGCCCGTGCTCACGTTCATCGACACGCCCGGCGCGTATCCCGGCATCGGCGCCGAGGAGCGCGGGCAGAGCGAGGCCATCGGCGCGGCGCTCGCGGCCATGGCGAGGGCGCGCGTGCCGATCCTGGCGACGATCATCGGCGAAGGCGGGTCGGGCGGCGCGCTCGCGCTTGGCGTGGCGAACCGCGTGCTCGTGATGGAGTTCGGTTGTTACTCGGTCATCTCGCCCGAGGGGTGCGCGGCGATCCTGTGGAACGACGGCACGCGCGCGGACGAGGCCGCGGCGCAGCTCAAGATCACGGCGCCGGAGCTCTTGCAGCTCGGCGTGGTCGACGCCGTCGTGGAGGAGCCGACGGGCGGCGCGCACCAGGACCACGAGGAGGCGGCGCGTCGGCTCGACGAGGCCTTGTGGCCGACGCTCATCTCGCTCGACGGCCTCTCGGGGGACGAGCTCGTCGACGATCGGTATCGTCGCTTCCGCGCGCTCGGCTCTTTCCTCGCCTGACCTTTCCCGCACGGCGGGCCGGCGCTATACGCCGCGGATGTGCATCAACAGGGAGCGGTCGTGACCGTACCCGTCGCCCTCGTCGGCTGCGGCGCGTGGGGCGAGAACCTGCTCCGTGTGCTTTGCGAGAGCCCGCGGGCCGATCTCGTCGCGGTCGCCGAGACGAGCGCGGCGCGGCGCGAGCTCGCGCGCGTGAAGGCGCCCTCCGCGGCGATCGTCGAGAGCCTGGAAGAGGCGATCGGGCTCGGCGCGCGCGCCGTGGTGATCGCGACGCCGCCGCGCTCGCATGCTTCGCTCGTGCTCACGGCGCTCGACGCGGGGCTCGACGTGCTCGTCGAGAAGCCGCTCGCGCTCTCGGCCGCGGACGCCGAGCGTTGCGCCTTGCGCGCGGCCTCGCTCGGGCGCGTGGCGATGGTGGGCCACCTCTTGCGGTATCACCCGGCCGTCGAGCGGCTCGTCGCGCTGGTGCACGAGGGCGCGCTCGGCACGGTCCGGCACCTTGCGGCCTCGCGCCTCTCCATTCGTGGGGATCGATCGGTGCCGGCGCTCTGGTCGCTCGGCCCGCATGATCTCTCGATCGTGCACGCGATCGAGCCGCTCCGGATCGAGTCGCTCGAAGCGACGAGCGGACCGGAGGGCGATCCGGTCGTGCTCGGCTTGCGGCTCGCGACCGGGTTTGACGCGCGGATCGAGCTCTCGCGCGTGCATGCGACGAAGGAGCGGCGGATCGTGGTCGTGGGCTCGTCCTCCGTGGCGATGCTCGACGACGTGCGGGCGCCGGATCGCATTTTTCTCTCCCGTTCACCGGTGAGCAGCGACGGGCTTTTCGAAGGGCCGACCGAGGAGATCCGCGTCCCGTGGCGTGAGCCGATGGCCGTGGAGATCGATCACTTCCTGCGTTGTGTGGAGGAGCGCCGCGCGCCGCGCACGCCGTTCGAGGAGGGCGTGGTCGTCGTGCGCGCGCTCGGGCAGGCCGAGCGGGTGCTCGGCGAGGCGGGCCTCAGGCCGGCTTCGCTTCGAGCCGAAGGATCGTGATCTCCGGCGCCGCGCCGAGCCGCACCGGCGGCCCCGTCGTACCGAGCCCCGGGCTCACGTAGAGCCACGCGTCGCCCTCGCGATAAAGGTCCGCGTGATAGCGATACACGCGGGCCGACAGATTGTACCGCGTCGAAAGAAATGGCACGGCGACCTGGCCCCAGTGCGTGTGGCCCGAGAGCACGAGCGAGGCGCCCCGCGCGGACAGATCCGGGAAGAGCTGCGGATCGTGGGCCAGCACCAAGAGCGGCGCGCCGTGATCGTGGCCGTCGAGCGCGCGGCGCACGTTCGCGCGGCGCGACCATGTGTCGTCGACGCCTGCGATCATGAGGCGCTCGCCGTCCCGCTCGATCGCCTTGCGTTCGTTCCGCAGCACGGCGATGCCGGCCTCGCGCAGCTTCCCCACGAGCGCCTCGCCGTCGCCGAAATAGTCGTGGTTGCCCATCACGGCGAGCACCCCGTCGCGGCTCTTCAACGAGCTCGCGAGTTCGGCAACCTCGCCGTGGAACGTGTTGCCGCTCGTGACGTAGTCGCCCGTGAGCGCGACGAGGTCGACGTCGAGCGTGCGGACGGTCTCCGCCCAGCGATCGGCGTGCTCGCGGGGGCAGAGCGCGCCGATGTGCAGGTCCGACAGGTGCGCGATGCGGTAGCCGTCGAAGGCGGGCGCGAGGCCGCGGATGGGCACGTCGATCGTGCGCACGCGGACCCAGCGGCGCCGCACGAGCACGCCCCAGCCGGCGAGCGCGAGCCCGAGCGCGTACGCGACGATCGCGAGCGAGCCCGACGTGGGCACGTGCGTCGCCGGCACGACGAAGCTCGCCAGCATCGCGAGGGCCAGGCTGACGAGCCACACCGGCAGCGCGGCCACGAGGGCGCACCAGTGCACGTAGTACGGCTCCTCGATGAGCAGGCGGCGCAGGCGTGGGACCGGACGATCGGCCGACGCGAGCTGGATTCGTCCTCGAAACGCAAAAGCGAGCAGCGCGCAGAGCACGAGCGTCAGGAGCCAAGGCGTTGGCGCATCGAGGCGCGCGAGGATCGCGTGTGTGGCCATGGCGAACGTCACGTGCAGCGCGATCGTCACGGCAAAGAGGACAGTCCAAAACCTTCGCATGACCCTCGGGGGCGCCAGGAAAATGGCTGCTTTACGTCGCCCGAAGCTTCATGCTAGCGCGCGAGTCCCAAGATCACAGGGAGCGAGCACGATGAGCGGCGATCCGAGGATCGAACCCACGATGGTCAAAGCCCCGCATGGGGCGCGGACCATGGAGATCGAGTGGGCCGACGGGCACAAGAGCGTGCTTCCGCACGAGATCTTGCGCGGGTACTGTCCTTGCGCGGTCTGCCAGGGGCACGGCGGCACCATCCACTTCGTGCCGGGCGGCGACCTCTCCCTCCGGGACATCCAGCAGGTCGGCAACTACGCCTTGCAGTTCACCTGGGGCGACCAGCACGACACGGGGATCTACTCCTTCCGTTACCTCCGTTCGCTCTGTCAGTGCGACGCGTGCAAGCCCACGTTCAGCCCGGGATCAGTGCCGTGAACCAAAAGACGAAGCCGGCGAAGAAGACACCCGCCGCAGGACCCAAGCCCAAGGCCGCGCCGGCCGACGGCAAAAAGAAGGCGCTCGATCCGAAGCAGATCGTGCATGCCGATTTCCTCGCCGCGGCCGCGCCGGGTTCGTCGCTCCCTGCGCCGACGATGGCCGAGATCGCCTTCGCGGGTCGATCGAACGTGGGCAAGTCGAGCCTCATCAACACGCTCGTCGAGCGCAAGGGCCTCGTGCGCACGGGGGCCACGCCCGGCGTCACGCGGCAGATCAACCTCTTCGAGGCGCGCGCGCGGGACGGCGCGACCTTCCACCTCATCGACCTGCCCGGCTACGGCTATGCCAAACGGTCGAAGGCCGAACGGACGGCGTGGGGGGACCTCATCGAGGGGTACCTGCGCGGCCGCATCACGCTCGCGGCCCTCGTCATCCTGGTCGACGCGCGTCGCGGCCTGGAGGAGGACGACCTCGAGCTCATCCAGTTCGTGGAGGAGGCGCGTGACGTCCAGCGTCGGCCGGTGGAGATCGTCATCGTCGCCACGAAGGCCGACAAGATCGGGCGTTCGGCGAGCCGAAGCGCGGTGGCGGCGATCGCGAAGAGCACCGGGCGCAAGGTGATCGGTTTCTCCTCGGTCACGGGCGAGGGCCGCGCGGAGCTGTGGGCGCTCCTGCGCAAGGTCACGCTCGGCACGCCCGAGGCGACGCCCGTCGTGAAGGACCAGGAGCCGGAGCCTGCTTGACGGCGCGCGTGTGCGTCCTGATCCACCCGTACGCGGCGTGCCCGCCCTTGGGAAGCGTGCCCAGCAGCACGGGAGCGTACGGCGATGCGCACCGTAAATCGGTTGACGTTCGGCCTGTGTGCTCCTTTCGTTAGGTGGCGATGACGGCGGGTGGGCGCCAGAGCCGGGCGGAGCGTGACGCGCTGGACGCGCGCGCCATGCGTCGCATCTGTGATGGGGACGACGACGCCATCGCGGAGATCTACGATCGTCACGCGAGCGTCGCGTACGGCCTCGCGCTCAAGATTGTGCGGGACGCGCTCGAAGCCGAGGACGTCGTGCACGACGCGTTCGTCGCGATCGTCGAGCGCGCCGATCAGTACCGCGCCGAGCGAGGCACCGTGGTCGCTTGGCTCGTCACCACGGTGCGAAACCTCGCCCTCGATCGCGCGCGGCGACGCACGCGGCGGGCGCAGATCACGGACGAAGAGCTGCGGCACGAGCCGAGCGAGCCTGTGATCGATCCTGAGTCGCGCTCGGTCCTCGACCTCGAACGCCGCGCGGTGCGGGCTGCGCTCGGCGGTTTGCCCGCGGCGCAACGCGCGACCCTGGAGACGGCGTTTTTCGAAGGGCTCAGTTATCCCGAGATCGCCGAGCGGGACGGCGTGCCGCTC
Protein-coding sequences here:
- the yihA gene encoding ribosome biogenesis GTP-binding protein YihA/YsxC, encoding MNQKTKPAKKTPAAGPKPKAAPADGKKKALDPKQIVHADFLAAAAPGSSLPAPTMAEIAFAGRSNVGKSSLINTLVERKGLVRTGATPGVTRQINLFEARARDGATFHLIDLPGYGYAKRSKAERTAWGDLIEGYLRGRITLAALVILVDARRGLEEDDLELIQFVEEARDVQRRPVEIVIVATKADKIGRSASRSAVAAIAKSTGRKVIGFSSVTGEGRAELWALLRKVTLGTPEATPVVKDQEPEPA
- a CDS encoding RNA polymerase sigma factor, whose amino-acid sequence is MRRICDGDDDAIAEIYDRHASVAYGLALKIVRDALEAEDVVHDAFVAIVERADQYRAERGTVVAWLVTTVRNLALDRARRRTRRAQITDEELRHEPSEPVIDPESRSVLDLERRAVRAALGGLPAAQRATLETAFFEGLSYPEIAERDGVPLGTVKSRAARALSALRVALEGPLEMQGVGSGGEDE
- a CDS encoding DUF971 domain-containing protein; protein product: MSGDPRIEPTMVKAPHGARTMEIEWADGHKSVLPHEILRGYCPCAVCQGHGGTIHFVPGGDLSLRDIQQVGNYALQFTWGDQHDTGIYSFRYLRSLCQCDACKPTFSPGSVP
- a CDS encoding metallophosphoesterase; translation: MTIALHVTFAMATHAILARLDAPTPWLLTLVLCALLAFAFRGRIQLASADRPVPRLRRLLIEEPYYVHWCALVAALPVWLVSLALAMLASFVVPATHVPTSGSLAIVAYALGLALAGWGVLVRRRWVRVRTIDVPIRGLAPAFDGYRIAHLSDLHIGALCPREHADRWAETVRTLDVDLVALTGDYVTSGNTFHGEVAELASSLKSRDGVLAVMGNHDYFGDGEALVGKLREAGIAVLRNERKAIERDGERLMIAGVDDTWSRRANVRRALDGHDHGAPLLVLAHDPQLFPDLSARGASLVLSGHTHWGQVAVPFLSTRYNLSARVYRYHADLYREGDAWLYVSPGLGTTGPPVRLGAAPEITILRLEAKPA